Proteins encoded within one genomic window of Rhododendron vialii isolate Sample 1 chromosome 1a, ASM3025357v1:
- the LOC131326822 gene encoding uncharacterized protein LOC131326822 gives MGKGGCSLDAGHRERVPQDPSGTPLQLHYPPAVPAPAVPPHGQARAAPRGKTFQKELRKRPDEGPAQKRGRQEEEEEEEERSPFSSGSDDSANDPGYKKDLREREDEDDDEDLFDD, from the exons ATGGGTAAGGGAGGCTGCTCGCTTGATGCTGGCCATAGAGAAAGAGTTCCACAAGATCCAAGCGGTACTCctttgcagttgcactacccaccgGCGGTTCCGGCTCCTGCTGTACCGCCTCAT GGACaagctagggcggctcctaggggAAAGACG TTTCAGAAGGAGCTGAGGAAAAGGCCAGACGAAGGGCCTGCGCAGAAGAGGGGAAGacaagaggaggaagaagaggaggaagagcgcTCGCCCTTCAGTAGCGGCTCTGACGACTCCGCCAACGATCCTGGGTACAAGAAagacctgagagagagagaggatgaagaTGACGACGAGGACCtctttgatgactga